From a region of the Ignavibacteria bacterium genome:
- a CDS encoding CPBP family intramembrane glutamic endopeptidase, which produces MIDYLKNEFRNLIAETKTLEFRIVYIFMSVAFIVFFSLTAASPAFYYDYFGRNRLDSRIYWFLVDGSFMFLIPVLSIKFIFKKKLSDFGFTLGDKKFGLITSALFFVFMFITVWIVSASQEFTLAYPQGGAALKTDIRLLFFYEFCILIYMLGWEFLWRGYMLFGLKEKMGYYAIFIQMIPFFILHKGKPEIELFASIFAGIILGIQALRSRSFVYSWILHWLVMVSIDTISVLRFQYNFYKIF; this is translated from the coding sequence TTGATTGACTATTTAAAAAATGAGTTTCGTAATCTTATAGCAGAGACCAAAACACTCGAATTCCGAATTGTATATATTTTCATGTCAGTTGCTTTCATAGTGTTTTTTTCTTTAACTGCTGCAAGTCCGGCTTTTTATTATGACTATTTTGGGAGAAACAGGCTCGATTCAAGAATCTATTGGTTTCTTGTTGATGGTTCATTTATGTTCCTTATCCCTGTTCTGTCAATCAAATTCATTTTTAAAAAGAAGTTGTCTGATTTTGGTTTTACTCTCGGTGATAAAAAATTCGGACTCATAACTTCTGCTTTGTTCTTTGTTTTTATGTTTATCACTGTCTGGATTGTATCAGCATCCCAGGAGTTTACATTAGCATACCCGCAGGGCGGTGCAGCACTCAAGACTGATATCCGGCTTCTTTTCTTCTATGAGTTCTGCATACTTATATATATGCTTGGCTGGGAATTTCTCTGGCGGGGGTATATGTTGTTTGGTCTTAAAGAAAAAATGGGATACTATGCTATATTTATTCAAATGATTCCGTTCTTTATTTTGCATAAAGGGAAACCTGAAATAGAGCTTTTTGCTTCAATCTTTGCAGGAATTATTCTCGGCATTCAAGCGCTTAGAAGCAGGTCGTTTGTTTACAGCTGGATTTTGCATTGGCTTGTAATGGTATCAATAGATACCATTTCCGTTCTAAGATTTCAATATAATTTTTATAAAATATTTTAA
- a CDS encoding GWxTD domain-containing protein has product MKTLKFFLSLVFSLLFLGNVFSAENFYFDADYSVFRSSSTKSILEVYFSFTQKGLFFVKTGNNFVGEANTQIIIFDNATSKEIFNETYGLQSKVVDSAQFKLKNKLIGQQNLTIPNGNYTLTFIGYDQNNQNRKDTIILELNLNQFEDTKSSLSSLQLASRIDKSSDSSSIFFKNGLELTPNPNLLFGSNLNKLYYYIEVYYPLVDFNSDSAQFSVLITDPSGKLLNEKRKSVNTKNTIYAETGYFNVDSLMTGSYFITAALIDNVTDKKVSREKKFFIYNNAPKKQDYTSPDEEAFMQSEFILLTESQVEDEFNKLIYFRNSSDNKEWDNLKTLEDKRKFLFKFWKKRDTNLNTPRVESRDEFFNRIKEANKQFKENFKDGWKSDRGRIYVMYGAPSEVDRHFMEADVKNYEIWTYDFFEGGTICVFAEVQTSGEGTYLLVHSTMRNEFKDPDWYAKLKK; this is encoded by the coding sequence ATGAAAACACTAAAATTTTTTTTGTCGCTTGTTTTCTCTTTATTGTTCTTAGGCAATGTATTCTCAGCCGAGAATTTCTATTTTGATGCGGATTATTCCGTCTTCAGAAGCTCATCAACAAAATCAATTCTCGAGGTTTATTTCTCTTTTACTCAGAAGGGCCTTTTCTTCGTTAAAACCGGAAATAATTTCGTCGGTGAGGCTAATACACAGATTATCATATTCGATAATGCTACATCAAAAGAAATTTTTAATGAAACCTATGGACTCCAATCAAAAGTTGTTGATTCTGCTCAATTTAAACTAAAAAACAAACTAATAGGTCAGCAAAATCTTACTATTCCCAATGGTAATTATACGTTAACATTTATCGGTTATGATCAGAACAATCAGAATAGAAAAGACACAATCATACTCGAACTAAACCTTAATCAGTTTGAAGATACAAAATCCTCTTTAAGCTCTTTACAACTGGCTTCAAGGATTGATAAATCAAGCGATAGCTCAAGTATTTTCTTTAAAAATGGATTGGAGTTGACTCCAAATCCGAATCTTCTCTTCGGAAGTAACCTTAATAAGCTTTACTATTATATTGAGGTTTACTATCCATTAGTTGATTTCAATTCCGACAGTGCACAATTCTCTGTACTAATTACAGACCCCTCTGGAAAATTGCTGAATGAAAAACGAAAGAGCGTCAATACTAAGAATACTATTTATGCAGAAACAGGTTACTTTAACGTTGATTCGCTTATGACCGGTTCTTATTTCATAACAGCAGCATTGATAGACAACGTTACCGATAAAAAAGTATCACGGGAAAAAAAGTTTTTCATATATAATAATGCTCCTAAAAAACAGGATTATACAAGTCCCGATGAAGAAGCATTCATGCAATCTGAGTTTATTCTTCTAACGGAAAGTCAGGTGGAAGATGAATTTAATAAACTGATTTACTTTAGAAATTCTTCTGATAACAAGGAATGGGATAATCTGAAAACTCTTGAAGATAAAAGAAAGTTTCTTTTCAAATTCTGGAAAAAAAGAGACACAAACCTAAACACCCCAAGGGTAGAGTCGCGTGATGAATTCTTTAATAGAATAAAAGAAGCTAATAAGCAGTTTAAGGAAAATTTTAAGGACGGATGGAAATCTGACAGAGGACGTATATACGTTATGTACGGGGCTCCAAGTGAAGTTGATAGGCATTTTATGGAAGCTGATGTTAAGAACTATGAAATATGGACTTATGATTTCTTTGAAGGGGGAACAATATGCGTCTTTGCTGAAGTTCAGACTTCAGGGGAAGGTACCTACTTGCTTGTTCATTCTACTATGCGGAATGAATTCAAAGACCCTGATTGGTACGCAAAGCTGAAAAAATAA
- a CDS encoding CdaR family protein, giving the protein MRKNIFIIINTFIFSVLLWIYVNLNLTYSFEVNVPLSVRSSKSQGVSNDIPASVNVILKGKGWSLFKILTTENLEYYLDLTQFKKDTKVDLMQNTSEALNLPPDVYVQNVYPGSIEVMFDNIITKMVRVKNNTSVQTRDEFTVIGSVALSPDSVKLTGASSSLSKIKFVQTEFVVFKDVNTNISRDVKLIDTLGNQIKIEPTEVNVSYKVELSAEKTFEEIDVNVYGLPVDKDVLIIPPKISITLRGGVEELSKLTAKDLNIGINYHQIEADEQGEVEPTIELSDIFTLIKVQPQRFKYIIKNKSSEN; this is encoded by the coding sequence ATGAGAAAGAATATCTTTATCATCATAAATACGTTTATTTTTTCGGTTCTGCTGTGGATATATGTGAACCTTAATCTAACATATTCGTTTGAGGTCAACGTTCCATTATCAGTAAGGTCGTCTAAATCTCAGGGTGTTTCAAATGATATACCTGCTTCAGTCAATGTAATCCTTAAGGGTAAAGGTTGGAGTCTTTTTAAAATTCTTACAACTGAAAATCTTGAATACTATCTTGATCTTACTCAATTTAAGAAAGATACTAAAGTTGACCTGATGCAGAATACAAGCGAGGCATTAAACCTGCCTCCGGATGTTTATGTCCAGAATGTATATCCCGGTTCAATAGAAGTTATGTTTGATAATATAATTACAAAAATGGTCAGAGTCAAAAATAATACATCCGTTCAAACAAGAGATGAGTTTACTGTTATCGGTAGTGTTGCACTTAGTCCGGATTCCGTTAAACTTACAGGAGCAAGTTCTTCTCTTTCGAAAATTAAATTCGTTCAGACGGAGTTCGTGGTTTTTAAGGATGTAAATACAAACATTAGTCGTGACGTTAAACTCATAGATACTCTCGGAAATCAGATAAAGATTGAACCTACTGAAGTAAATGTTAGTTACAAAGTTGAATTGTCCGCTGAAAAAACTTTCGAAGAAATAGATGTTAATGTTTATGGTTTGCCAGTTGATAAAGATGTTTTAATTATTCCCCCGAAAATATCAATAACACTCAGGGGCGGCGTGGAAGAGTTGTCAAAGCTAACTGCAAAAGATTTAAACATAGGTATAAATTATCATCAGATAGAAGCTGACGAGCAGGGTGAAGTTGAACCTACTATTGAGCTGTCTGATATCTTTACACTTATAAAAGTTCAGCCGCAACGATTCAAATACATAATAAAAAATAAATCGTCAGAAAATTGA
- a CDS encoding SDR family oxidoreductase → MEKTYFALILGASSGFGKEIALTLAKDGVNIIGVHLDRATTMPDVEKEIEEIKSYGVEAHFFNINAADPHKREDVLNTVVEIFKNKNNPTIKVLVHSLAFGTLRKFVSEDGNDQINMKQMEMTVDVMAHSLVYWTQEVLKRDLMKAGGKIYAMTSSGGSRVIEFYGAVSAAKACLESHVRQLALELGHRHISVNALLAGVTDTPALRKIPKNDDLIKMALMRNPQGKLTEPTDIANFILDNYKRDSHWMTGCVIHIDGGETISGF, encoded by the coding sequence ATGGAGAAAACATATTTTGCGCTAATTCTTGGAGCATCAAGCGGTTTTGGAAAGGAAATAGCACTTACTCTTGCAAAGGATGGGGTAAACATAATCGGTGTTCATTTAGACAGGGCAACAACAATGCCTGACGTAGAGAAAGAAATTGAAGAAATCAAATCATACGGAGTTGAAGCACATTTCTTCAACATCAATGCAGCTGACCCGCACAAACGTGAAGATGTACTTAATACAGTTGTTGAGATATTCAAGAATAAAAACAATCCAACGATAAAGGTTCTGGTTCATTCACTGGCTTTCGGTACTCTAAGAAAATTCGTGAGTGAAGACGGCAACGATCAAATAAATATGAAGCAGATGGAAATGACTGTTGACGTAATGGCTCACAGTCTTGTTTACTGGACGCAGGAAGTATTGAAAAGAGACTTGATGAAAGCAGGGGGTAAAATATATGCTATGACATCATCGGGCGGTTCCAGAGTCATTGAGTTCTATGGAGCAGTATCAGCAGCTAAAGCTTGTCTTGAATCACATGTAAGACAGTTAGCGCTAGAACTCGGACACAGGCATATATCTGTTAATGCCCTGCTTGCGGGTGTTACGGACACTCCTGCACTAAGAAAAATACCAAAAAATGATGACCTGATAAAAATGGCTCTAATGAGAAATCCGCAAGGAAAACTTACAGAACCAACAGATATTGCGAATTTTATTCTTGACAACTATAAACGAGACTCGCACTGGATGACTGGATGTGTTATACACATTGATGGCGGCGAAACGATAAGCGGATTCTAA
- a CDS encoding FmdB family zinc ribbon protein has product MPTYDYKCDNCKNTFELFQSIKEDPITLCPECGLSTLKKMISMPAGLIFKGSGFYLTDYAKKSSSLTEKTDKKETTPKAKTEKKPETKEKKTNGKKKD; this is encoded by the coding sequence ATGCCAACATACGATTATAAATGTGATAATTGCAAAAATACATTTGAGTTATTTCAATCGATAAAAGAAGACCCTATAACGTTATGTCCGGAGTGCGGGCTTAGCACACTTAAAAAAATGATAAGTATGCCGGCCGGTCTTATTTTTAAAGGGTCAGGCTTTTATCTGACGGATTATGCAAAAAAGAGCAGTTCTTTAACAGAAAAAACTGATAAGAAGGAAACGACACCAAAAGCAAAGACAGAGAAGAAACCGGAGACTAAAGAAAAGAAGACAAACGGAAAGAAGAAAGATTAG
- a CDS encoding tubulin-like doman-containing protein — MADPFKLPEQKEPVTIEKGSLELKTQEFMPTILIGLGGTGKEVLLRIRRQFVEKYGSLDDFPITSYLYIDTDNAPAEESGIARERDYLINEIDFKPSEKVFNPVNPSDYIHRINDVPHIKEWLSTTGEIGKLGTMNTGAGQIRPAARLALFHNYDEIVYKLTSAKSTITDSRSINVVKEKHNIKNVNTEKINVYVITSISGGTGSGMFLDLGFMIRHLFRNQAISSSYIVLPKIYQGYGKERVFANGYAALMELEYYNLKNPFNISWKKNEPHKFQPGVYDDVYLIDGENCKNLSLSEMSNRDIYKMISDTIFQDFSNSDFANYKRGVRVNLVQYKQRLFPDDNTVTENTFSRKYSTLGQATISIPVDRIILSCAYKLCEDIINYYLTYAEGSQSSIDEYLREEMLPELGLAESNSKHQMLNSLYSMGEKSSIQSQIKSFLNNLKNDLISGKRGDKWSSYITNEKMKFETNFKDDNDVSRKGLFYSQIYSNRNNIIKNIIGDRERNITGKLERKINSLINDSTRGVFYSISLLRRLQFILTNGNFDYIPTFDKEIKDLQILITRLEAEVKSRLQDLREDESRSKLNVMRRAAMEGTLEKLLKVLDEYYNALIKLHSRYYAKEICQRILGLIERGTKTDDGKILFTGLISDINKLTGNLGLLKDNFRKKYEYFIQRQDTSFNLHIYDPDDVKNDYYIAYIGSGQNATDKIKVLAFELLKELNASDVTDIVNILKDSDAKIVENSMLKFARKQLEGIREDYNITEILFEKDVLRSESKIRGMLSQAFPWLRINEIPGRFKLDDSAKKFYVGTRTNTASFNKFKSLIHSIAGNSVEFKDSADNSSITFYTEWAGFPLFYSYTVSEEMRSYYKNLSRNINIDLHIDRNYYVFNDIIPLSLEEKIRYNESYKAFIMGLIFDLFEIGIETDTTTGMKKAVYSYTLPEGITVKRTEQLGIESRLINRLYDEEEHESLRNKILKKAESVEKELIKCNKFAELLLIYEYYYENVYKPEEIAISGEAKKKNETYQYKVVRELARKIENSIPNEEREKYILKVQKLKSNPDSFSKLSGDGIKRILKVKDLLNEEVTYDAGSKEREQFKSGISYAKLVELKKALDDKLITKEEFEKAKNKFLNL; from the coding sequence ATGGCTGATCCATTTAAATTACCGGAACAAAAAGAACCTGTAACGATTGAGAAGGGTTCATTAGAGCTCAAGACACAGGAATTCATGCCAACAATCCTAATTGGTCTTGGAGGAACCGGAAAAGAAGTGCTTTTAAGAATAAGGAGACAGTTTGTCGAAAAATACGGATCACTTGACGACTTCCCTATTACATCATACTTGTACATTGACACGGACAACGCCCCTGCTGAAGAAAGCGGAATAGCGCGTGAAAGAGATTATCTTATAAATGAAATAGACTTCAAACCATCAGAGAAAGTATTCAATCCTGTTAATCCGTCAGATTACATACACAGAATTAATGACGTTCCTCATATAAAGGAATGGCTTAGCACGACAGGAGAAATCGGAAAACTCGGAACAATGAATACAGGCGCTGGCCAGATAAGACCTGCGGCACGCCTTGCACTTTTCCATAATTACGATGAAATAGTATATAAACTTACGTCCGCGAAATCTACGATTACAGATTCAAGGTCGATTAACGTTGTTAAAGAAAAACATAACATAAAGAATGTAAACACAGAAAAGATAAACGTATATGTAATAACTTCAATTAGCGGGGGAACCGGTTCGGGTATGTTCCTTGACCTTGGGTTTATGATAAGACATTTATTTAGGAATCAGGCAATTTCTTCTTCGTATATAGTATTACCTAAAATATACCAAGGATACGGTAAAGAGAGGGTTTTTGCGAACGGATATGCGGCTCTTATGGAGCTTGAATATTACAATCTAAAAAATCCATTTAATATCTCCTGGAAGAAGAATGAACCTCATAAATTCCAACCCGGAGTTTACGATGATGTATACCTGATAGATGGTGAAAACTGTAAGAACTTATCCCTTTCGGAAATGAGTAACAGGGATATATACAAAATGATATCAGATACAATATTCCAGGATTTCTCTAATTCAGATTTTGCTAATTATAAAAGAGGTGTTAGAGTAAACCTTGTTCAATACAAGCAAAGACTTTTTCCTGATGATAACACAGTTACGGAGAATACATTCTCGAGAAAATACTCAACTTTAGGTCAAGCGACAATTTCTATTCCTGTTGACAGAATAATTTTATCCTGTGCATACAAGTTGTGCGAGGATATCATTAATTATTATTTAACTTATGCGGAGGGTTCTCAGAGTAGTATTGATGAATACCTGAGAGAAGAGATGCTTCCGGAACTTGGTCTTGCAGAGTCAAACTCAAAGCATCAAATGCTTAATTCGCTTTACAGTATGGGAGAGAAATCGTCCATACAATCTCAGATAAAATCCTTCCTAAACAATTTAAAGAATGATTTAATAAGCGGTAAACGCGGTGATAAGTGGTCATCATACATAACAAACGAAAAGATGAAGTTTGAAACAAACTTTAAAGATGACAACGATGTAAGCAGAAAGGGCTTATTTTACTCACAAATATATTCTAATAGAAATAACATTATAAAGAATATAATAGGTGACAGAGAAAGGAACATCACAGGCAAGCTTGAGAGAAAGATTAATTCACTAATAAATGACTCAACAAGAGGAGTATTTTATTCAATAAGCTTACTCAGAAGGTTACAGTTTATACTGACTAACGGAAATTTTGATTACATACCAACATTTGACAAGGAAATAAAAGATTTACAGATTCTGATAACACGATTAGAGGCAGAAGTGAAGAGCCGACTTCAGGATTTAAGGGAAGACGAATCAAGGTCGAAACTTAATGTTATGCGAAGAGCCGCTATGGAAGGCACTTTAGAGAAATTACTGAAAGTACTTGATGAGTATTACAATGCATTAATCAAGCTTCATTCAAGATACTATGCAAAGGAAATATGTCAGAGAATACTCGGATTAATTGAAAGAGGAACAAAAACGGATGACGGCAAGATACTTTTCACCGGTTTAATAAGCGATATAAACAAGCTTACCGGTAATTTAGGACTGCTTAAAGATAATTTCAGGAAGAAATACGAGTACTTTATTCAGAGACAAGATACAAGTTTTAATCTTCACATATATGACCCTGATGACGTGAAGAATGATTATTACATTGCTTACATTGGCAGCGGACAGAACGCAACGGATAAGATAAAGGTCCTTGCGTTTGAATTGTTGAAGGAACTTAATGCATCTGATGTAACGGACATTGTGAATATACTGAAAGACAGTGACGCAAAAATAGTTGAGAACAGTATGCTTAAATTTGCAAGGAAACAATTGGAAGGTATCAGAGAAGATTACAATATTACTGAGATACTCTTTGAGAAAGACGTATTGAGGAGTGAATCGAAAATAAGGGGTATGCTTTCACAAGCTTTTCCATGGCTGAGAATAAATGAGATACCCGGCAGGTTTAAACTGGATGACTCGGCAAAGAAGTTCTACGTAGGAACAAGAACTAACACAGCATCGTTTAATAAATTCAAAAGTTTAATACATTCAATCGCAGGAAACTCGGTCGAATTCAAGGATTCGGCGGACAATTCATCAATTACATTCTACACAGAATGGGCAGGATTTCCGCTGTTTTATTCATACACAGTATCTGAGGAAATGAGAAGCTATTATAAAAATTTGTCACGAAATATTAATATAGACCTTCATATTGATAGGAACTATTATGTGTTTAATGACATAATACCTCTATCACTCGAAGAGAAAATAAGATATAATGAATCGTACAAAGCATTTATTATGGGTTTAATATTTGACCTGTTTGAGATAGGAATAGAAACCGACACAACAACAGGAATGAAAAAAGCTGTGTATAGTTATACACTACCGGAAGGAATAACGGTAAAAAGAACTGAACAACTTGGTATAGAATCAAGATTAATTAACAGGCTTTATGATGAAGAAGAACATGAATCTTTAAGGAATAAAATACTGAAGAAAGCAGAAAGCGTAGAAAAAGAATTGATTAAGTGCAACAAATTTGCGGAGTTACTTTTAATTTATGAGTATTACTATGAGAATGTGTATAAGCCCGAAGAGATTGCTATATCCGGTGAAGCTAAAAAGAAGAATGAAACATACCAGTATAAGGTAGTGAGAGAACTGGCGAGAAAGATAGAGAACAGCATCCCCAATGAGGAAAGGGAAAAATACATATTAAAAGTTCAGAAATTAAAGAGCAATCCTGATTCATTCTCAAAATTATCGGGTGATGGTATTAAGAGGATTCTGAAAGTAAAAGATCTTTTAAATGAAGAGGTCACATATGATGCGGGTTCCAAAGAGAGGGAACAATTTAAATCAGGAATCAGTTATGCTAAATTAGTAGAACTGAAAAAAGCCCTTGATGATAAACTTATTACAAAGGAAGAATTCGAAAAAGCAAAGAATAAATTTTTAAACTTATAA
- the lptB gene encoding LPS export ABC transporter ATP-binding protein, with protein sequence MPSSLKASDLVKEYKQRTVVNNVSIEVKQGEIVGLLGPNGAGKTTTFYMICGMVRPNSGVIELDGVDISKFPMYKRAQSGIGYLPQEPSIFRKMTVRENIYSILQFMNLDKDEMEDRCEKLLKDFNIKKIEDSKGLTLSGGERRRTEIARALASRPKFILLDEPFAGIDPIASEDIMKIVAHLKDRGIGVLITDHNVHETLSIVDRAYILIEGKIFRSGSALELASDERVKKLYLGENFSLDRYMQEFNK encoded by the coding sequence ATGCCAAGCAGCCTTAAAGCCTCTGACCTTGTAAAAGAATACAAACAAAGGACTGTCGTTAATAACGTTTCTATCGAGGTTAAACAAGGTGAAATTGTAGGACTTCTTGGTCCTAATGGTGCAGGGAAGACTACTACTTTCTACATGATTTGCGGTATGGTACGTCCAAATTCAGGTGTAATTGAACTTGATGGTGTTGATATTTCTAAATTCCCTATGTACAAGCGTGCTCAGTCCGGCATAGGTTACCTTCCACAGGAGCCTTCAATATTCAGAAAAATGACTGTAAGAGAAAATATTTATTCCATTCTTCAGTTTATGAATTTGGATAAAGATGAAATGGAAGACAGATGCGAGAAATTGCTTAAAGATTTTAATATCAAAAAAATTGAAGATTCAAAGGGTTTAACTCTTTCAGGCGGCGAGAGAAGGAGAACAGAAATAGCACGGGCTCTTGCATCCAGACCCAAATTTATACTGCTTGATGAGCCGTTTGCCGGAATAGACCCTATTGCATCAGAAGACATTATGAAAATTGTAGCGCATCTAAAAGATAGGGGAATCGGGGTTCTTATTACGGACCACAATGTCCATGAAACACTTTCAATCGTTGACAGAGCTTATATACTTATAGAAGGCAAAATTTTCCGCTCGGGTTCTGCTTTAGAACTGGCATCCGATGAAAGAGTTAAAAAGCTTTATCTGGGTGAAAATTTCAGCTTAGACCGTTACATGCAGGAATTCAATAAGTAA
- a CDS encoding PorV/PorQ family protein, giving the protein MKLSQTKIILILLVVLFAASISYAGPRKKYGTSAAPELLIPVGSVGTSLLGSNMSYISGVDAMYWNPAGLANIKSRNAEAMFSHVTYFADMNIEYVSVASKIGNLGVLGAGVKAFNIGEFEQTTEYQPEGTGAIFKPTYITANLSFARQMTDRIRFGTNVKIISESVADVSATGYAFDFGIQYKGGETGFNFGIAIKNLGPTMRFNGPGLDRTIQGLNGQISTQRVVLQDFDLPTALDIGISWGKMFKNEMGLTLAASFTNNSFTSDEFKFGLEYTYKEIFYVRGAYNLEIDKESGQDISIFGPSIGAGIHYPIGGINVGFDYAYRFINSSGESLNSTNQFFTVSLGF; this is encoded by the coding sequence ATGAAATTGAGTCAAACAAAAATTATACTAATCTTATTGGTAGTGTTGTTTGCAGCAAGCATTTCTTATGCGGGTCCGAGAAAAAAATACGGAACCTCTGCTGCCCCCGAACTACTTATACCGGTTGGCTCAGTCGGAACATCGCTCCTCGGCTCGAATATGTCATACATCTCTGGCGTAGACGCAATGTATTGGAATCCTGCAGGTCTGGCTAATATTAAGTCCAGAAATGCAGAAGCAATGTTCTCACATGTTACTTACTTCGCCGATATGAATATTGAATACGTTAGTGTTGCATCTAAGATTGGTAATCTTGGTGTCCTCGGCGCTGGCGTTAAAGCATTCAACATCGGTGAGTTTGAACAGACAACCGAATATCAGCCGGAAGGTACCGGTGCTATTTTTAAACCTACTTATATTACTGCTAACCTGAGCTTCGCTCGACAGATGACCGATAGAATCCGTTTCGGAACTAACGTGAAAATCATCAGCGAATCCGTTGCAGACGTTTCTGCAACCGGATATGCGTTCGACTTCGGTATTCAGTATAAAGGCGGGGAAACCGGTTTTAACTTTGGAATTGCTATTAAAAACTTAGGACCTACCATGAGATTCAATGGTCCGGGTCTTGATAGAACTATCCAGGGGCTAAACGGGCAGATTTCAACTCAGAGAGTTGTGCTGCAGGATTTCGACCTTCCTACTGCTCTTGACATCGGGATTTCTTGGGGTAAAATGTTCAAGAATGAAATGGGACTTACCCTCGCTGCAAGCTTTACTAACAACAGCTTCACCAGTGATGAGTTCAAATTCGGTCTTGAATATACCTATAAAGAGATCTTTTATGTAAGAGGTGCTTATAACCTGGAAATTGATAAAGAAAGTGGTCAAGACATCTCAATTTTTGGACCCTCTATCGGTGCTGGTATCCACTACCCGATCGGCGGTATCAATGTTGGATTTGACTATGCTTACAGATTTATCAATTCATCAGGCGAGAGTTTGAATTCTACTAATCAGTTCTTTACTGTTAGCTTAGGATTCTAA
- a CDS encoding pyridoxine 5'-phosphate synthase: MMKLAVNIDHIATIREARGEIEPDPVTAAAVCELAGAEGIVCHLREDRRHINDRDVRLLRETVKTKFDLEMAATDEMARIASEILPDLVTIVPENRKELTTEGGLNILSIKPKLKDIISQMKEKEILVSLFIDPIPEAVDLSLEVGADIIEIHTGKYANSTDEKSQIKELGKIASVSRMASEMGLIVTAGHGLNYYNIFPFLNIPEIREVSIGHAIISRAVFTGLHKAVKDMIKIISKF, translated from the coding sequence ATTATGAAATTAGCAGTTAATATTGATCACATCGCAACTATCAGAGAAGCACGCGGCGAGATAGAACCCGACCCGGTGACTGCTGCCGCTGTATGCGAGCTTGCGGGTGCTGAGGGTATTGTCTGCCATCTTCGTGAAGACAGAAGGCATATTAATGACAGGGACGTAAGGCTTTTACGTGAAACGGTCAAGACTAAGTTTGACCTGGAAATGGCTGCGACGGATGAAATGGCAAGGATTGCTTCTGAAATTTTACCCGACCTTGTTACGATTGTTCCTGAGAACCGTAAAGAGCTTACGACTGAGGGGGGTCTTAATATTTTGTCTATTAAGCCGAAACTTAAAGACATTATTTCTCAGATGAAGGAAAAGGAAATATTAGTGAGTTTGTTCATTGATCCGATTCCTGAGGCAGTTGACCTTTCTTTGGAGGTTGGTGCTGATATTATTGAGATTCATACGGGTAAATATGCTAATTCGACGGATGAAAAATCGCAGATTAAAGAACTTGGTAAGATTGCTTCTGTTTCACGCATGGCTTCTGAAATGGGTTTGATTGTTACTGCGGGGCACGGTCTGAATTATTACAATATCTTCCCGTTTCTTAATATACCGGAAATCAGAGAAGTCAGCATCGGTCATGCAATCATCTCTCGTGCTGTCTTTACCGGTTTGCATAAGGCAGTAAAAGATATGATTAAAATTATTAGTAAGTTCTGA